TCCATGTTATCGGCTTCCGCAACTGCTTGCCGCCATAGCCGTTCGGCTTCCACATGCTGGCCTCTTTCACCAAGCGAGCTGGCCAGGTTACCAAGAAGGGCTTGGCGAGCAATGTGCTGTCGATCACCTAGCATACGCAGACCTTCGCGATAATAATACACGGCAGAGTCACGAACTTCCTGTCTGGAATGCATGCTGCCGATGCTGTTGAGCGCGAGCACCAGCTGCGTGGTATCCTTTCCGTATCGACGAGCTAAACCCAAATGATCGCGCCGATGATGGTCCGCCTCACCATAATGCCTTCCTTCCACATTCAGCTTGGTGAGCTGGTAGAGCGACTCCAACATGCGTGTGGTGTCCGCCAACGAGCGCGCGATCAAATAGGCTTGCTGCGCGTGGTCGGTAGCACCGCGCGGATCATCCTTCATCCCTAACGCAAATGCCAAATAGTATTCTGCATCGTAGCGCAAAGGCCCAGGATCAGGAGGCAGATCCTTCAACATACGACGCGTTATGATCTCAAGCGAATCGAATTCATCACGGGACTTGAGCGTCCGCAATTGTTCGACAGAAAAGGTATTGACCGCATTTTGACCGAAGCACAATTCTGCGCATCCCAGAGACACGATCACTAATAGCCCGGCCAGGATCTGTTCCGTTCGCATGGAAAGTTCGATCAAGATCAGTCTCCGCTTTTAGAACGCTCGCTCAACATGGCATTCAACTTCTCGCCGCCTTTGATACCGAAATCCATAGTGCGGATCGGGAACGGGATCATGATGTCGTTCTTATCATACGCCGCTTTGATCGCGACGATCGCTGCACTTTTCCTGCCTTTGTAATAGCCTTGGCTTTTGGAAGAGACCCAGAAACGCACCTCAAGGTTTATACTGCTATCACCGAACTCCTTGAAGAACAGTTCTACCTCGTGACCGGGCAACAGACCGTCCATGGTCTTAACTGCTTCGACCGTTACCGCTTCCACTTTCGCAAGATCATCCCCATAGCTCACGCCCAACTCCAGATCGATCCGCCGTTCTCCATTGCGTGTATAGTTGGTGAGTGCATTCTGGAAGATGTCCTTGTTCGGTATGATCACCTGTAGTCCCTGCAGATCGCGAAGCTCAGTTGTCCGAAGATCGATGCGTTCAACAACACCGAGTTTCCCGGCTACTTCCACTAGTTCGCCTGCACGAATAGGGCGCTGCACCGCCATGGCCACCCCACTTATGAAGTTGGCCGCAATGTCCTGGAACGCGAAACCAAGTGCCAAACCAATGATACCCGCACCTGCTAGAATGGAGGTGACCGTCTTGTCCAAATGCATCACACTTAGCGCTCCGAACAACCCAACCATCATCACCAACAAAGCAATTCCATCGGCGATCAGCCGACGCAAGGAAAGACCCAGCTTTGACCGTGCCAACATCTTCGAAATGAGCGACCTTACAAGTTTGGCCAGGAGCCAACCGAATACCACGATCGCTGCCGCCAGCAAGATGTTCGGGAGCAGTATGATGAGCTCCTTCAGCCAATGCAACAACTTTCCTTCTACTAGTGTTACCGCTTCATTCACATTCAACATGAGGTGCAAGTTAGACGCTGTTCGGTTTGATCATTTCACATTCTTTACACGCAACGCTTTTCTCTAGCTGATGTAGCCCATTAACAACCCCTGGAGATCTTTGTTCAGCACACCCCATTTGAACTCATGATTCGGCGTGAGGTAATCAAAGCCCGCGAACTTATTCTTGGTCACCGCCGGAAACCGCGCAATGGCTCCTCCACGGATGTATCCATGGAACCCTGCACGCTCTCCGACCATATCGACCCAACCAACAATGACGTAGTCCTTGGAAGCGGGGTCCTGATCCACCGGGTACCCATAGGTCCACTGATCAGACGGTGGTTTTGTGGTCGTCAACTTCGCTATCTTGATGTCGAACAATTTCCCGTTGATCTTAAAGTCGAATTGATCCGTACGCACTTTTGAGAAGTCGCTGGTATCACGCTCGAAGGTGATGTTGTATTGGACCAGCATGTGTTCGAATGCCAGTTCACCCAATGTGCCGAGCATCGCCTTCTCCAACCGTTTCTCACGGCTTAGTTTGAAACGCGAGTACAGATCGTTGCCCAACATCTGCTCCGCTTGGGCAAGTGCCTGTGTACGTGCACGATCGAAATCGAAGTCCGTTACCAGCATCGGTGCCGATCAATGCACTGTGTAGCTCGTGAAACCGGACTTGCTCTTGCTCTTCTTGAAAGCCCGGATCAATCGTTCGCGGCAAACATCCGCATACGTTGTGCAATTGAATGCACGCGCTGGATGATCAGCGGATAGTGCTTCCGGAAGTTGCACGAGGATCCATCGCCTGGGCACTCCATCTTCTTGCATCAACGCATCCACTGCTTCGCCCGTAGTGCCTGAACCGGCGAAGAAATCGAGAATGATGTCGTTCGGTTCCGGTGTCTGGAACCCCAACAGGTAGTTGATCAGTGATACCGGTTTCGGGAAGTCGAAGACCTTCGCACCGAAAAGCGCTTTCAAGTGTGCGGAACCGTTCTCGTTCGTTCCTACTCCTACTGCTGAGTTGATCAAGTTAGGTGGAACTTCCGGTGCGTAATCCGAACGTGTATAGGCGACCGAGAACGTACGTGTAGGGATGGAAATGAATGTTCCTTGAGCGATCTCCTCATCCAACTTTTTCTGTGACCAACGGAACCGTGCCTGTAGTTCGATCGGCTTTACGAAGAACCCCTTTTTGACTTCGGTGTCTGCCAACAGTTCTACCGTGTAGCTCTTCGAACCATACGTTCCTGCTGCAAGTTTGCCATCAGGAAGTTTGGTGGTGACCACATTCTTCGGGAAGACCAACTTTCCTACTTTATTACTCTGGTTCAACACCGTGTTCGCAGTACCCGCATATTTACGAATGCCACGGAACCGCTCGCCGTTCTTCACCTTTTGATAGCACA
The nucleotide sequence above comes from Flavobacteriales bacterium. Encoded proteins:
- a CDS encoding mechanosensitive ion channel, translating into MLNVNEAVTLVEGKLLHWLKELIILLPNILLAAAIVVFGWLLAKLVRSLISKMLARSKLGLSLRRLIADGIALLVMMVGLFGALSVMHLDKTVTSILAGAGIIGLALGFAFQDIAANFISGVAMAVQRPIRAGELVEVAGKLGVVERIDLRTTELRDLQGLQVIIPNKDIFQNALTNYTRNGERRIDLELGVSYGDDLAKVEAVTVEAVKTMDGLLPGHEVELFFKEFGDSSINLEVRFWVSSKSQGYYKGRKSAAIVAIKAAYDKNDIMIPFPIRTMDFGIKGGEKLNAMLSERSKSGD
- a CDS encoding site-specific DNA-methyltransferase, producing MAKGKRTDTAALADEDPIAFGNGRSEVDHAEHFGLSWPGKRAARMLANAPSAKQLVAQPGKGLNEKSTSNIFIEGDNLEVLKILKKDYTGKVKTIYIDPPYNTGKDMGYADDLSETRTTYAQRSDHANGAAHDPHGDGRYHSQWLSMMYPRLILARELLRDDGVIFVSIDNNEVHYLRVLMAEVFGDANSVDLFAWVKTETPANLSKKSKKVVEYVVCYQKVKNGERFRGIRKYAGTANTVLNQSNKVGKLVFPKNVVTTKLPDGKLAAGTYGSKSYTVELLADTEVKKGFFVKPIELQARFRWSQKKLDEEIAQGTFISIPTRTFSVAYTRSDYAPEVPPNLINSAVGVGTNENGSAHLKALFGAKVFDFPKPVSLINYLLGFQTPEPNDIILDFFAGSGTTGEAVDALMQEDGVPRRWILVQLPEALSADHPARAFNCTTYADVCRERLIRAFKKSKSKSGFTSYTVH